A single genomic interval of Clostridium facile harbors:
- a CDS encoding branched-chain amino acid aminotransferase, whose translation MDLRVELTKNPKEKPQGNLGFGKYFTDHMFVMDYSPENGWYNAAIVPFGPIEVSPACMCLHYGQEVFEGMKAYRNSEGGVQLFRPEENFKRLNVSNDRMCIPKFDEAFLLDALMKLVEIDQEWVPREEGASLYIRPFIIGTEPSLGAHSSTHFKFLIIMSPSGAYYETGLAPVKIYVETKYVRAVTGGTGFAKTAGNYAASMKAQDVAAEEGYSQVLWLDGVERKYVEEVGAMNVFFKLGDEIVTPALDGSILSGITRKSVVDILKSWGMNVQERMLSIDELVQAYKDGKLEEAWGTGTAAVISPIGELKYGDLVMEINQNQIGPISQKLYDTLTGIQWGKIEDTFGWVKKVD comes from the coding sequence ATGGATCTCAGGGTTGAATTGACGAAGAATCCAAAAGAAAAACCACAAGGAAACTTAGGATTCGGTAAGTATTTTACTGACCATATGTTTGTTATGGATTATAGTCCAGAAAACGGCTGGTATAATGCTGCCATTGTCCCTTTTGGGCCGATTGAAGTTTCCCCAGCTTGTATGTGTTTGCACTATGGCCAGGAAGTATTTGAAGGGATGAAGGCATACCGCAATAGTGAAGGTGGTGTTCAGTTATTCCGTCCAGAAGAAAACTTTAAACGTTTGAACGTCTCCAATGACCGTATGTGTATCCCAAAATTTGATGAAGCGTTTTTGCTGGATGCATTAATGAAATTAGTAGAAATCGACCAGGAATGGGTTCCAAGAGAGGAAGGCGCCTCTTTATATATTCGTCCGTTTATCATTGGTACAGAGCCATCTTTGGGCGCGCATAGCTCTACTCATTTTAAATTTTTAATTATTATGTCACCATCCGGCGCTTATTATGAAACCGGCTTAGCTCCAGTTAAAATTTATGTGGAAACCAAATACGTTCGAGCGGTAACCGGTGGGACAGGTTTTGCGAAAACAGCGGGCAACTATGCTGCTTCTATGAAAGCACAGGATGTTGCGGCCGAAGAAGGATATTCCCAGGTATTATGGCTGGATGGCGTTGAACGAAAATATGTAGAAGAAGTAGGCGCTATGAATGTATTCTTTAAATTAGGGGATGAAATTGTAACCCCTGCTTTGGATGGTAGTATTTTATCCGGTATTACCAGAAAATCCGTTGTTGACATTTTAAAATCCTGGGGCATGAATGTTCAAGAAAGAATGCTTTCTATTGATGAATTGGTACAAGCATATAAAGATGGCAAACTGGAAGAGGCGTGGGGTACAGGCACCGCAGCTGTTATCTCTCCAATTGGCGAGTTAAAATACGGCGATTTGGTTATGGAAATTAATCAGAATCAAATTGGGCCTATTTCTCAAAAACTGTATGATACATTAACTGGCATCCAGTGGGGTAAAATCGAGGATACCTTTGGTTGGGTAAAAAAAGTAGACTAA
- a CDS encoding PLP-dependent aminotransferase family protein gives MSYKFSEKMDHLKPSVIREILKYSSDPAVIPFSAGNPAPEAFPVEKVQAISANILAKEPIAALQYSITEGYPKLIEAVTNDLKNRLHIGADTDRVIITSGAQQGIDLTVKSFCSKGDVIICESPSFVGSLNAFKASEATLVGVPMDEDGMNMEQLEDALKANPTAKLIYTIPNFQNPSGITMSMEKRRKMYQLAKQYGVCIIEDNPYGDLRFAGEDVPAIKTLDEDGIVIYCGSFSKVLSPGLRVGFVCANADIIQKITVLKQTNDVHTNILAQMVAYHFMTECDFVGHLENLRKIYKHKAELMLSEMDKHFSKNVTWTIPQGGLFLWCTLPEDQDMLAFCQDAVKNHKVAVVPGNAFMTSDDVPTTSFRMNYSTPTDEQIIAGVKILGDLMK, from the coding sequence ATGAGTTATAAATTTTCCGAAAAAATGGATCATTTAAAGCCATCGGTGATCCGTGAAATTTTAAAATATTCCTCTGATCCAGCTGTTATTCCATTCTCTGCTGGAAACCCAGCTCCAGAAGCATTTCCAGTGGAAAAGGTTCAGGCAATTTCTGCGAATATCCTAGCAAAGGAACCAATTGCGGCATTGCAGTACAGCATTACCGAAGGTTATCCAAAATTAATTGAAGCGGTAACCAACGACTTGAAAAACAGGCTGCATATTGGAGCTGATACCGACCGTGTTATCATTACATCCGGCGCACAGCAAGGGATTGACCTAACTGTAAAATCCTTTTGCAGCAAAGGTGATGTTATCATCTGTGAAAGCCCAAGCTTTGTTGGTTCTCTAAATGCGTTTAAAGCAAGCGAAGCTACTTTGGTTGGCGTTCCAATGGATGAAGATGGTATGAATATGGAACAATTGGAAGATGCGTTGAAAGCGAACCCAACTGCTAAATTAATCTACACCATTCCAAATTTCCAGAATCCGTCTGGTATCACCATGAGTATGGAAAAACGCCGTAAAATGTACCAATTGGCAAAACAGTATGGGGTGTGTATCATTGAGGATAATCCATATGGTGACCTCCGTTTTGCAGGAGAAGATGTTCCAGCTATCAAAACGTTAGATGAAGATGGCATCGTGATTTATTGTGGTAGCTTTTCCAAAGTGTTATCCCCAGGATTACGTGTTGGTTTTGTTTGCGCAAATGCGGATATCATCCAAAAAATTACCGTGTTAAAACAGACCAATGATGTACATACCAATATTCTGGCGCAAATGGTGGCGTACCACTTTATGACCGAGTGTGATTTCGTTGGCCATTTGGAAAACCTCCGCAAAATTTACAAACACAAAGCGGAATTAATGCTTTCTGAAATGGACAAACACTTTAGCAAAAATGTTACCTGGACAATCCCACAGGGAGGATTGTTCTTATGGTGTACCCTGCCAGAAGATCAAGATATGTTGGCGTTCTGCCAGGATGCAGTGAAAAACCATAAGGTTGCAGTGGTACCAGGCAATGCGTTTATGACCAGTGATGATGTTCCAACCACCTCATTCCGTATGAACTACTCCACACCTACTGACGAACAAATTATTGCCGGTGTAAAAATCCTTGGGGATTTGATGAAATAA
- the spoIVB gene encoding SpoIVB peptidase, with amino-acid sequence MRKIIRFFAGMTAIMVFSVLGLTGYYQATIPDHYYVHQGEQLTINSLVSSSQPQQIISTVSSNQSSGKSVQLDLFGIIPIKQTMVSEVNQTEVIPGGTPFGIKLLTQGVMVVGLNAIDSEDGLKNPAKDAGLKIGDVITAVNGQPVSSNKEISALVQQSNGAAITVTYTRGSESQTISIQPVISRVDKHPKAGIWVRDSSAGIGTVTFYDPNTQLFGGLGHPVCDVDTGMTLPISYGEMVSATINGINKGTIGTPGELIGAFTTNSPIGSVLLNTDCGVFGEMYEQPQGEPVPLALKQEVHTGKATILSTLDGTTPQEYEIEIEELNLNEKSVTRNMVIRVTDKTLLEKAGGIVQGMSGSPILQDGKLVGAVTHVFVNDPTKGYGIFAENMMSTALSLEQDQEKKAS; translated from the coding sequence ATGAGAAAAATCATTCGTTTTTTTGCAGGTATGACAGCGATAATGGTTTTTTCGGTACTAGGATTAACTGGTTATTATCAGGCAACCATACCGGACCATTACTATGTACACCAAGGAGAACAGCTCACGATTAATTCTTTGGTCTCTTCGTCCCAGCCTCAGCAAATCATTAGCACGGTGTCTTCCAACCAATCTTCTGGTAAATCCGTTCAATTAGATCTGTTTGGAATTATCCCCATTAAGCAGACGATGGTCTCAGAGGTAAACCAAACAGAGGTAATTCCAGGCGGTACTCCGTTTGGGATTAAATTGTTAACCCAAGGGGTAATGGTTGTAGGACTAAACGCAATTGACAGTGAAGATGGATTGAAAAATCCAGCAAAAGACGCAGGTTTAAAAATTGGGGATGTCATTACAGCGGTAAACGGCCAACCAGTTTCTTCCAATAAAGAAATTTCGGCTCTGGTACAACAAAGTAATGGTGCTGCAATTACAGTAACTTATACTAGAGGTTCAGAATCCCAGACGATTTCGATCCAGCCAGTGATTTCCCGGGTGGATAAACATCCAAAAGCCGGAATATGGGTACGGGATAGCTCGGCCGGCATAGGCACAGTAACTTTTTACGACCCTAATACCCAATTATTTGGCGGATTAGGACATCCGGTCTGCGATGTGGATACTGGTATGACATTGCCGATTTCCTATGGCGAAATGGTTTCCGCCACAATAAATGGCATCAACAAAGGGACAATTGGGACACCTGGTGAATTAATTGGTGCATTTACCACCAATTCTCCAATTGGGTCCGTTCTGTTAAATACAGATTGCGGTGTATTTGGAGAAATGTATGAACAGCCACAGGGAGAACCAGTCCCGTTGGCGTTAAAGCAGGAAGTGCACACAGGGAAAGCGACTATTTTATCTACTTTGGATGGAACAACACCACAGGAATATGAAATTGAAATTGAAGAACTAAATTTAAACGAAAAGTCAGTAACCAGGAATATGGTAATTCGGGTAACTGACAAAACGCTATTGGAAAAAGCTGGAGGAATTGTTCAAGGTATGAGTGGAAGCCCTATTTTACAAGATGGTAAATTAGTGGGCGCAGTGACCCATGTTTTTGTCAATGACCCAACCAAAGGATATGGTATCTTTGCCGAAAATATGATGTCTACTGCACTTAGTCTGGAACAGGACCAAGAAAAGAAGGCTTCTTAG
- the rsmD gene encoding 16S rRNA (guanine(966)-N(2))-methyltransferase RsmD has protein sequence MRVITGTAKGRKLITLEGMDVRPTTDRVKEGLFSIIQFDLPGAMVLDLFAGSGQLGIEALSRGASTCVFVDQSRKAQEVQKQNLQHCNLMSRARVVLNDALTFLAGTKDQYDIVLMDPPYHKEMIPAALQALSGKLTENGVIICETGIRDELPEQVGEFQQYRTYQYGKIKLTTYHMVEA, from the coding sequence ATGCGAGTAATTACAGGCACCGCAAAAGGTCGTAAACTCATTACCTTAGAAGGAATGGATGTCCGTCCTACAACCGATCGTGTAAAAGAAGGGCTTTTTAGCATTATCCAATTTGACCTTCCTGGTGCGATGGTATTGGATTTATTTGCCGGATCTGGCCAATTAGGAATTGAAGCATTAAGCCGTGGGGCAAGCACCTGTGTATTTGTAGACCAGTCCAGAAAAGCGCAGGAGGTACAAAAACAAAATTTACAACACTGTAATCTAATGAGTAGGGCCAGAGTTGTATTAAATGACGCCCTTACATTTTTAGCTGGCACAAAGGACCAATATGATATTGTTCTGATGGATCCACCTTATCATAAAGAAATGATCCCGGCCGCACTACAAGCTTTAAGTGGAAAATTAACCGAAAATGGCGTTATTATTTGTGAAACCGGTATCCGCGATGAACTCCCTGAACAAGTTGGAGAGTTCCAGCAGTACCGTACTTACCAATATGGAAAAATCAAATTGACAACCTACCATATGGTAGAAGCTTAA
- a CDS encoding ATPase, translating to MNINEILDTMEDMLEQAWSLPLSGGKSVVNVERMLDLISEIHLQLPKEIKQSKMIVADRQDIINDAKKEAEQIIRDAELKAKRLVSDTEILKEAKTRANQMLTQAHNQSNEIKQMTNEYVERVLTKSEETLLTNLQELKGAHAAIRKSTK from the coding sequence GTGAATATCAACGAAATTTTGGATACCATGGAGGATATGTTGGAGCAAGCTTGGTCTTTGCCATTATCCGGTGGAAAATCTGTTGTAAATGTGGAGCGAATGCTGGATTTAATCAGTGAAATTCACCTGCAGCTGCCAAAAGAGATTAAACAATCTAAAATGATTGTTGCAGATCGACAAGATATTATCAACGATGCGAAAAAAGAAGCGGAACAGATTATCCGGGATGCGGAATTAAAAGCAAAACGACTGGTTTCGGATACCGAAATCCTAAAAGAAGCAAAAACCCGTGCAAACCAGATGTTGACTCAAGCACATAACCAATCCAATGAGATTAAGCAAATGACCAATGAATATGTGGAACGAGTTTTGACGAAATCAGAGGAAACTCTGTTAACCAATCTGCAAGAATTAAAAGGTGCCCATGCGGCAATCCGAAAAAGTACAAAATAA
- a CDS encoding transporter substrate-binding domain-containing protein: MKKLVAVLLAGVLALGAFAGCGGEKSSVESIKKSGKLVMTTNAAFPPFEYVSDGDKVVGVDADIAQAIADELGVELQIDNVTFDGALTAISTGKADIAAAGITVTEERKQNMDFSDTYATSVQYVITKKGVTVNNIEDLKGKKMGVQMGTTGDLILTDEINGYQDDDGNNVEGVLQGSGAEVIQYKSALEAALDMNNGNLDAVVIDKLPAENIVAVNDNMTCTELVYADGSSTQEEYAIAVQKGNQELLDVINDVLKKLDEEGKIDEFILEHTGAAKVQ; the protein is encoded by the coding sequence ATGAAAAAATTAGTCGCTGTATTATTGGCTGGAGTATTAGCTCTGGGAGCTTTCGCTGGTTGTGGCGGAGAAAAATCATCGGTAGAATCTATTAAAAAATCTGGTAAACTGGTTATGACAACCAATGCTGCATTCCCACCATTTGAATATGTAAGCGATGGAGATAAAGTAGTTGGCGTTGACGCTGACATCGCACAGGCAATCGCGGATGAATTGGGTGTGGAATTGCAAATTGACAATGTTACATTTGATGGTGCATTAACCGCTATTTCTACTGGTAAAGCTGATATTGCCGCTGCTGGTATTACTGTAACAGAGGAAAGAAAACAAAATATGGATTTCTCTGATACTTATGCAACTTCTGTACAGTATGTAATCACTAAAAAAGGTGTAACTGTAAATAACATTGAAGATTTAAAAGGCAAAAAGATGGGCGTTCAGATGGGCACCACTGGAGATTTGATTTTAACAGATGAGATCAATGGCTATCAAGATGATGATGGTAACAATGTAGAAGGTGTTTTACAAGGCAGTGGTGCTGAAGTAATTCAATACAAATCTGCATTAGAAGCAGCTTTGGACATGAACAATGGCAACTTGGATGCTGTAGTAATTGACAAACTGCCAGCTGAAAATATTGTTGCGGTAAATGATAATATGACCTGTACAGAACTGGTTTATGCAGATGGTAGCAGCACACAGGAAGAATATGCAATTGCTGTACAAAAAGGGAACCAAGAATTATTAGATGTTATTAACGATGTATTGAAAAAATTAGATGAAGAAGGTAAAATTGACGAATTCATTTTGGAACATACTGGTGCAGCAAAGGTTCAATAA
- a CDS encoding iron-containing alcohol dehydrogenase — translation MESFQLCLPTKVIFGKEEYQNIGEYLKPYATKILLHYGGGSIKSSGLYDKVVSSLNRAGIEFVELGGVQPNPRVELTRQGIELARKENVQLILAVGGGSVIDSSKGIAIGVPYEGDVWDLYDKENSAKPQKALPVATILTIPAAGSETSASTVLSNMETGRKYGCSSELVRPVLSILSPDLCLTLPKNQAANGICDMMAHIMERYFSPSTHVDVTDRMCEGVLRSIMNNGKKLMEDYKNCDLWAEIMWAGSIAHNGILGVGRKESWVSHGLEHELSAIYDIPHGQGLAIVFPAWIKTVWKENPTRFVQFAIRVMDVDLEYYDQEAIILEGVRRLEEFFTYIELPTRLHQIGIDNSDFEKMSKAVERIKKTSFELAMEVYQTAL, via the coding sequence ATGGAATCGTTTCAGCTTTGTTTACCCACCAAAGTCATTTTTGGAAAAGAGGAGTATCAAAACATAGGAGAATATCTAAAGCCTTATGCAACAAAAATATTGTTGCATTATGGTGGAGGAAGCATTAAAAGCAGCGGATTATATGACAAAGTGGTATCCAGCTTGAACCGGGCTGGTATCGAATTTGTGGAACTGGGCGGTGTCCAACCAAACCCCAGGGTAGAACTGACCCGTCAAGGAATTGAATTGGCAAGAAAGGAAAATGTCCAGCTTATTTTGGCAGTTGGAGGAGGTTCTGTCATTGATTCTTCGAAAGGGATTGCGATTGGCGTCCCTTATGAAGGGGATGTGTGGGACCTGTATGACAAAGAGAATTCAGCGAAACCACAAAAAGCATTGCCAGTAGCTACTATTTTGACGATCCCGGCAGCAGGAAGTGAAACCAGTGCCAGTACTGTGCTGAGCAATATGGAAACTGGAAGGAAATATGGATGTAGTAGCGAACTTGTCCGCCCTGTTTTAAGTATTTTAAGCCCTGATTTGTGCTTAACCCTGCCAAAGAACCAGGCGGCAAATGGTATCTGTGATATGATGGCACACATTATGGAACGGTATTTTTCCCCTTCTACCCATGTAGATGTTACCGACCGGATGTGTGAGGGAGTTCTGCGTTCCATCATGAACAACGGCAAAAAACTGATGGAAGATTACAAAAATTGCGATTTATGGGCTGAAATTATGTGGGCAGGCAGTATTGCACACAACGGTATTTTAGGCGTTGGACGTAAGGAAAGCTGGGTGTCCCATGGATTGGAACATGAATTAAGTGCAATTTATGATATTCCACATGGTCAAGGGCTTGCGATTGTATTTCCTGCATGGATTAAAACAGTTTGGAAAGAAAATCCAACCAGGTTTGTCCAGTTTGCTATCCGAGTCATGGATGTTGATCTGGAATATTATGACCAGGAGGCGATTATTTTGGAAGGCGTCCGCCGTCTGGAAGAATTTTTCACCTACATAGAATTGCCAACTCGCCTTCACCAGATTGGGATTGACAATAGCGATTTTGAAAAGATGTCCAAAGCAGTGGAACGGATTAAAAAAACATCCTTTGAATTGGCAATGGAAGTTTATCAAACCGCATTATAA
- the trpS gene encoding tryptophan--tRNA ligase, with protein sequence MENTTPKPERKKVMLSGIQPTGVFTLGNYIGAVRNWGNLQEEYNCIYFIADLHAITVRQDPAKLKKQTMECFALLLACGIDPEKSLTFIQSHVPAHAELSWVLSCHTQFGELSRMTQFKDKSAKHADNVNAGLFTYPDLMAADILLYKPDFVPVGADQKQHLELTRDVANRFNNLYGNTFVVPEPYIPKAGAKIMSLADPTKKMSKSDENVNGFISILDDPGVIVKKFKRAVTDSEMEIAYREGKDGINNLMTIYSVITGKNYEQIEQEFAGKGYGDFKTAVGEVVAEELRPVRENFERYSKDKAYLQEMYRKGAEQAERFARRTLEKVYKKVGFLPR encoded by the coding sequence ATGGAAAATACAACTCCAAAACCAGAACGAAAAAAAGTAATGCTCAGCGGTATCCAGCCAACTGGTGTGTTTACCTTGGGCAACTATATTGGAGCTGTCCGTAACTGGGGAAATTTACAGGAAGAATACAACTGTATTTATTTTATTGCGGATTTGCATGCCATTACTGTACGGCAGGACCCTGCTAAACTGAAAAAGCAGACAATGGAATGCTTTGCATTGTTGTTGGCTTGTGGGATTGACCCAGAAAAAAGCTTGACTTTTATTCAAAGCCATGTGCCAGCCCATGCGGAATTAAGCTGGGTACTCTCCTGTCATACCCAGTTTGGAGAGCTCTCTCGTATGACTCAATTTAAAGATAAAAGTGCCAAACACGCGGATAATGTAAACGCAGGGTTGTTTACCTATCCAGATCTGATGGCCGCAGATATTTTGCTATATAAGCCTGATTTTGTCCCGGTAGGGGCTGACCAGAAGCAGCATCTAGAGTTAACCAGGGATGTGGCAAACCGTTTTAATAATTTATATGGCAATACTTTTGTAGTGCCAGAACCATATATTCCAAAGGCTGGGGCAAAAATTATGTCTTTGGCGGACCCCACCAAAAAGATGTCCAAATCTGACGAAAATGTCAATGGATTTATCTCAATTTTGGATGACCCAGGTGTTATTGTGAAAAAATTTAAACGTGCTGTGACCGATTCGGAGATGGAAATCGCTTACCGGGAAGGTAAAGACGGCATTAATAACCTGATGACCATTTACTCTGTTATTACTGGTAAAAACTATGAGCAAATTGAACAAGAATTTGCAGGAAAAGGCTATGGAGATTTTAAAACAGCAGTCGGGGAAGTGGTTGCGGAAGAACTACGCCCAGTAAGGGAAAACTTTGAACGCTACTCCAAAGATAAAGCATATTTGCAGGAAATGTACCGCAAAGGAGCAGAACAAGCAGAGCGTTTTGCCCGCAGAACTTTGGAAAAAGTTTATAAAAAAGTTGGTTTCTTACCTCGATAA
- the coaD gene encoding pantetheine-phosphate adenylyltransferase — MRKIAVCPGSFDPITKGHLDIIRRASQLFDRVIVLVSVNPDKDATFSATQRMEFIERATANLPNVVTDFSDGLLADYMRDCGACAIVKGLRAVSDFEYEFQMAMANKKLNPDAETVFLTTQGENMYLSSSLVRQIGRLGGDISTFVPPEILHDIETGLRKK; from the coding sequence ATGAGAAAAATTGCAGTATGTCCTGGCAGTTTTGACCCAATTACCAAAGGGCATTTGGATATTATTAGACGTGCCAGCCAGTTATTTGATCGTGTGATTGTTTTGGTGTCTGTTAATCCAGATAAAGACGCCACTTTTTCCGCTACGCAGCGGATGGAATTTATTGAACGGGCCACTGCGAACCTACCAAATGTAGTAACCGATTTTAGCGACGGCTTATTGGCAGACTATATGCGTGACTGTGGTGCGTGTGCAATTGTAAAAGGATTGCGTGCAGTTTCGGACTTCGAATATGAGTTCCAGATGGCAATGGCAAATAAAAAATTAAATCCAGATGCGGAAACAGTATTCTTAACTACTCAGGGCGAAAATATGTACCTTAGTTCCAGCCTAGTTCGCCAAATTGGGCGTTTAGGTGGGGATATCAGTACCTTTGTACCGCCGGAAATTTTACATGATATTGAAACTGGATTGAGGAAAAAATAA
- a CDS encoding tetratricopeptide repeat protein, with protein sequence MVEGSYQMPNTDWQEFLHLMYDYENGVESAQREIQKMLEIGPEEAVFEKINLAREQIYRNDAMRGVPVAMYRYALAIQFTRPQEAFQLLVQLANQGDTEAMKSIALGYTEYGGFGENPEQELQWYLRAANAGDAEAQASAGLWYACQGNNDQEYRWYKASAEQKYPKGLIGLANWYSKNWVHCEGVLKEEYKQKAIALYWEALNHVTRISEAEDIYFSLGLCYESLPQYRNAFECFYKSFLLGNDYAAVTYLKLQLKCNTVIPLQQLKDWKIELGDNCRR encoded by the coding sequence ATGGTAGAAGGAAGTTATCAAATGCCAAACACAGATTGGCAGGAATTTTTGCATTTGATGTATGATTATGAAAATGGTGTAGAATCAGCGCAAAGGGAAATCCAAAAAATGCTGGAAATTGGGCCAGAAGAAGCTGTTTTTGAAAAAATAAATCTGGCGAGGGAACAAATTTATCGTAATGACGCTATGAGAGGGGTTCCTGTAGCGATGTACCGGTACGCACTGGCAATACAGTTTACCCGGCCACAAGAAGCATTTCAGCTATTAGTGCAGTTAGCAAACCAAGGGGATACAGAAGCGATGAAAAGCATCGCATTAGGATATACGGAATATGGAGGTTTTGGGGAAAATCCAGAGCAGGAGCTACAATGGTATTTAAGGGCTGCTAACGCTGGGGATGCAGAAGCACAAGCATCTGCTGGTTTATGGTATGCTTGCCAGGGAAATAATGACCAGGAATATAGATGGTACAAAGCATCTGCTGAACAAAAATATCCAAAAGGGCTTATTGGCCTTGCCAACTGGTACTCGAAAAACTGGGTACATTGTGAAGGAGTTTTAAAAGAAGAATATAAACAAAAGGCAATCGCTTTATACTGGGAAGCTTTGAACCATGTAACTCGAATCAGCGAAGCGGAAGATATTTATTTTTCTTTAGGGCTTTGTTATGAAAGCCTACCACAGTACCGGAATGCCTTTGAATGCTTTTACAAATCCTTTTTATTAGGCAATGATTATGCGGCTGTTACTTATTTAAAATTGCAACTGAAATGCAATACCGTAATTCCACTCCAGCAATTAAAAGATTGGAAAATAGAATTGGGGGATAATTGTAGGCGCTAA
- a CDS encoding amino acid ABC transporter permease has translation MDSLVQKFISTFVTDDRWVLFLKGWGTTVAISIFAVLVGVALGVLIAVCKVYTAQTGKLKILDKILSVYVAIVRGTPVVLQVMIMYYIILVSVSNTLFVAVMAFGINSSAYVSEIVRAGISSIDPGQMEAGRSLGLSRMSTMRYIILPQAIKNILPALGNEFIALLKETSVVGFIPLTDLTKASDFVRSRTYDAFFPLIAAALIYFVMVMLLSLLMKKLEKRLAKSDRR, from the coding sequence ATGGACTCATTGGTTCAAAAGTTTATCTCTACGTTTGTAACGGATGACCGCTGGGTATTATTCCTCAAAGGTTGGGGAACAACTGTAGCAATCTCTATTTTTGCTGTATTGGTTGGCGTTGCTCTAGGTGTATTGATTGCTGTATGTAAAGTATATACTGCCCAAACAGGAAAATTAAAAATATTGGATAAAATCCTTAGTGTTTATGTCGCAATTGTGCGAGGAACACCAGTTGTCCTACAGGTTATGATTATGTATTATATCATTCTGGTATCTGTAAGTAATACATTATTTGTAGCTGTTATGGCTTTTGGTATTAACTCCAGTGCATATGTATCCGAAATTGTGCGTGCAGGTATTAGTTCTATTGACCCAGGGCAAATGGAGGCTGGTCGCTCTTTGGGACTAAGTAGGATGTCTACTATGCGGTATATTATTTTGCCTCAGGCCATTAAGAATATCTTGCCTGCATTAGGAAATGAATTTATTGCTTTGTTAAAAGAGACCTCTGTTGTTGGTTTTATTCCACTAACCGATTTAACCAAAGCCAGCGACTTTGTGCGTAGCAGAACTTATGATGCGTTTTTCCCACTGATTGCTGCTGCATTGATTTATTTTGTTATGGTGATGCTGTTATCCTTGTTGATGAAAAAATTGGAAAAGAGGTTGGCGAAAAGTGATAGACGTTAA
- a CDS encoding amino acid ABC transporter ATP-binding protein: MIDVKNLQKSFGDNHVLCGINEHIEKGEKVVIIGPSGSGKSTFLRCLNLLEQPTGGQIFVDGTEITDKKCNINQVRQKMGMVFQHFNLFPHLTVLKNITLAPVKLKLMTQEEADQKAYELLERIGLRDKAEEYPNMLSGGQKQRIAIVRALAMNPEVMLFDEPTSALDPEMVGEVLEVMKELAQAGMTMVVVTHEMGFAREVGTRVLFMDGGKVLEQNEPEAFFSNPQHPRLKDFLSKVL; encoded by the coding sequence GTGATAGACGTTAAAAATCTTCAAAAATCTTTTGGTGACAACCATGTATTGTGTGGCATTAATGAGCACATTGAAAAAGGGGAAAAAGTTGTTATTATCGGACCATCTGGTTCTGGTAAAAGTACTTTTTTACGCTGTTTGAATTTGTTGGAACAGCCCACTGGTGGACAAATCTTTGTAGATGGAACTGAAATTACAGATAAAAAATGTAATATCAATCAGGTTCGTCAAAAGATGGGGATGGTATTCCAGCATTTTAATTTATTTCCACACTTAACCGTATTAAAGAATATTACACTGGCACCTGTAAAATTGAAATTGATGACTCAAGAAGAAGCTGATCAAAAAGCTTATGAGCTACTGGAACGGATTGGGCTCCGCGATAAGGCGGAAGAATATCCAAACATGCTTTCCGGTGGGCAGAAACAAAGGATTGCCATTGTTCGTGCGTTGGCGATGAATCCGGAAGTTATGCTGTTTGATGAACCAACTTCTGCATTGGACCCTGAAATGGTTGGGGAAGTACTGGAAGTTATGAAAGAACTTGCCCAAGCTGGGATGACAATGGTGGTAGTAACCCATGAAATGGGATTTGCCCGTGAGGTTGGAACTCGTGTCCTGTTTATGGATGGCGGTAAGGTATTGGAACAAAATGAACCAGAAGCATTCTTTTCAAATCCACAACATCCGCGTTTAAAAGATTTCCTATCAAAAGTGCTATAA
- a CDS encoding helix-turn-helix domain-containing protein produces MFVRIRNLREDHDLSQKVIAEYLQVHQTTYSDYELGNLNIPAELLMKLALYYQTSTDYLLGLTDEQKPYPRSKTLQ; encoded by the coding sequence ATGTTTGTACGGATACGAAATTTAAGGGAAGACCACGACCTTTCTCAAAAAGTAATTGCAGAATATTTGCAGGTACATCAAACCACCTATTCTGATTATGAATTGGGAAATTTAAATATCCCTGCTGAATTATTAATGAAATTGGCTCTTTATTACCAAACTAGTACAGACTATTTACTGGGCTTAACAGATGAACAAAAACCCTATCCCAGGAGCAAAACGCTACAATAA